Sequence from the Terriglobia bacterium genome:
TCTGGACAGTCTCATCCACAACGTAATCCAGCATCTCCGAGCCAAACACTTTCAGGATCGAGCACTCGACTGCATATTCTTCAATGCCCTTGGCCGTTTCTTTGTAAACGTCGGGCGAGTTCTTGTCGATCTCAGACATCGCCGCATCAATCATCCCCACCGTGCGATAGGACATGCATTCGCCCGTGTAAATTCCTGCGGCCATATTCGCCAGCTTTTCCTGGATGATCCCAAAATCCGCCAGCGTCTTGCCGAACGCCTTGCGCTGCTTGGCATACCCAATGGAATTATTGAGCGCATTGCGCGCGCCGCCCACCACGCCCGCGCCCAGCTTGTAGCGCCCGATATTAAGAGTGTTGAAAGCGATTACATGTCCCTTGCCAATCTCTCCCAGCAGGTTTTCTTTGGGCACGCGGCAATCGTTCAGGATGATAGGCGTTGTCGACGATCCGCGGATGCCCATCTTCTTTTCTTCCGCGCCCGACTGGAAGCCCGGGAAGCCACGCTCCACAATGAAAGCCGAGAACTTCTCGCCATCCACCTTGGCAAAAATAATCACCACGTCGGCAAAACCGCCATTGGTGATCCACATCTTTTCGCCGTTCAGGATCCATTCTTTTCCGTCCGGCGATAGCACGGCTTTCGTGCGCGCGTTCATCGCGTCAGAAGCTGACGTGGATTCAGACAGCGCATACGCGGCAATCAATTCGCCCGTCGCGAGCTTAGGCAGATACTTCGCCTTCTGCTCCGGCGTACCGAAATAGACAATCGGCAACGTGCCGATTCCGGTGTGTCCGCCAAACGCTACGCTGAAGCTGCCGGAAACGGAAATATGCTCATTGATGATCGCGGACGCGATCTTGTCCATGTCCGATCCGCCGTACTGCTCTGGAATATCCACGTTGGCGATGCCGATTTCACACGCCTTCTGGATCAACCCGCGCGTGACCGCGAACTCCTTGTGCTCAATCTTGTCCGCGTTGGGCAGGATCTCATTGCGGGCAAAGTCCTGCGTGGTCTGCGCAATCTGCTGGTGCTCTTCGCTCAGGTCTTCAGGGGTAAAAACCTGGTCAGTTGCGTGCTCGTCGATAAGAAAACTTCCGCCCGCCAGTTTGATTTTGTTTGGGACTGCTACTGTAGCCATAAATCTCCTTAGATAGCTCCTAGCTGCTAGCTTCCAGCCATTAGCTCTTGGCCTTTGGCTCTTAGGTTAGAACTCAATACTTCCGCTTTCAGATCACCCGATCTCCCGATCACGGCGATCACCCGATCTTCAGGACCCTGTGCCCTCTGTGGTGAAGAACTCATGCAATGTTCTCGAATATCCCTGCCGCTCCCATGCCGCCGCCGATGCACATGGTCACGATTCCGTACTTGCCATTGCGTCGCTTCAGTTCGCGCAAGATCGTCGCCGTGAGCTTGGCTCCGGTGCATCCCAAGGGATGTCCCAACGCCACCGCCCCGCCATTGGGATTGATCTTGTTTATATCAAGCCCCGCTTCCTTGATCACAGAGAGCGCCTGCGCGGCAAATGCTTCGTTCAACTCAAATACGTCGATATCTTCCAGCTTCAGCCCTGCCATCTTCAGGACTTTGGGAATCGCATACACCGGCCCGAGTCCCATTTCTTCCGGCAGATAGCCTGCCGTGGCAAACGCCACAAATCGCGCCATAGGTTTGATGCCGAGTTGCCGGGCTTTGTCACTGCTCATTACCACAGTTGCCGCCGCGCCGTCAGAAGTTTGCGATGAATTCCCTGCCGTCACGCTTCCCCGGGCATGGAAAGCCGGCTTCAAAGCCGCCAAAGCTTCTATGGTCGAATCAGCTCTCGGGCCTTCATCGACCTTAAAGACAATCTCCATCCGCTTTGGCTTGGAACCGTTGGGCGTGGTAAAGCTCACCGGCACCGGCACAATCTCATCTTCGAACCTGCCGCCCTGAATCGCTGCGATGGCCTTCTTGTGGCTGTTCAGGGAGAACTCGTCGGCCTGCTGGCGCGTAATGCCATATCTCTTGGCCAGCCGCTCCGCCGTGAGTCCCATGGAAAGATAGCTGTCAGGATAGTTGTCCATCAGCCACGGATTGATCGAGACTTTGTTCCCGCCCATGGGAATCATGCTCATTGATTCC
This genomic interval carries:
- a CDS encoding acetyl-CoA C-acyltransferase produces the protein MREVVIASSVRTPVGKSGKGTLRATRPDDLAAVAIKGALDRIPQLDKKEIEDVIIGCATPEAEQGMNVARIASLRAGLPVEVSAMTINRFCSSGLQAISLAVDSVASGRAEVAIGGGTESMSMIPMGGNKVSINPWLMDNYPDSYLSMGLTAERLAKRYGITRQQADEFSLNSHKKAIAAIQGGRFEDEIVPVPVSFTTPNGSKPKRMEIVFKVDEGPRADSTIEALAALKPAFHARGSVTAGNSSQTSDGAAATVVMSSDKARQLGIKPMARFVAFATAGYLPEEMGLGPVYAIPKVLKMAGLKLEDIDVFELNEAFAAQALSVIKEAGLDINKINPNGGAVALGHPLGCTGAKLTATILRELKRRNGKYGIVTMCIGGGMGAAGIFENIA
- a CDS encoding acyl-CoA dehydrogenase family protein — encoded protein: MATVAVPNKIKLAGGSFLIDEHATDQVFTPEDLSEEHQQIAQTTQDFARNEILPNADKIEHKEFAVTRGLIQKACEIGIANVDIPEQYGGSDMDKIASAIINEHISVSGSFSVAFGGHTGIGTLPIVYFGTPEQKAKYLPKLATGELIAAYALSESTSASDAMNARTKAVLSPDGKEWILNGEKMWITNGGFADVVIIFAKVDGEKFSAFIVERGFPGFQSGAEEKKMGIRGSSTTPIILNDCRVPKENLLGEIGKGHVIAFNTLNIGRYKLGAGVVGGARNALNNSIGYAKQRKAFGKTLADFGIIQEKLANMAAGIYTGECMSYRTVGMIDAAMSEIDKNSPDVYKETAKGIEEYAVECSILKVFGSEMLDYVVDETVQIYGGYGFVEEYPAERAYRDSRVNRIFEGTNEINRMIITGWLLKRAMKGQLPLMPAIKKLTDEIMSGPSSAEPLEGPLAAERTLVSNAKKAALMLAGAAVQKYMAAIEQQQEILSAIADMVIEVFAMDSVVLRTQKLVERQGEAKCALAIAMAQVSLTHSMDKLEAAAKKVVAAVSEGDMLRTQMVILRRLFKHEPFNVIALTQQIAARMIEAGKYVRA